The following coding sequences lie in one Arabidopsis thaliana chromosome 3, partial sequence genomic window:
- a CDS encoding RNA-binding (RRM/RBD/RNP motifs) family protein (RNA-binding (RRM/RBD/RNP motifs) family protein; FUNCTIONS IN: RNA binding, nucleotide binding, nucleic acid binding; CONTAINS InterPro DOMAIN/s: RNA recognition motif, RNP-1 (InterPro:IPR000504), Nucleotide-binding, alpha-beta plait (InterPro:IPR012677); BEST Arabidopsis thaliana protein match is: RNA-binding (RRM/RBD/RNP motifs) family protein (TAIR:AT1G45100.1); Has 2317 Blast hits to 1788 proteins in 256 species: Archae - 0; Bacteria - 24; Metazoa - 947; Fungi - 528; Plants - 665; Viruses - 0; Other Eukaryotes - 153 (source: NCBI BLink).): MASSSKEVNLCGKRNPEDDDLETKPFLKKHKDEEKKEETPEGLADSLQHKSDQANLISLKEEESTVEGRDDTPDFVEALEKKDGECLLDRKIYLKVPKLSSSLTLPTYQDFLPRQEDETPPADFAEEVLFVANLSPQTKILDIFGFCQDVGEVVSVRLIANHEDKPVGCAFVEFLSANEAKKVLENKNGEYFHGHKIILMRGHGETPDFAEHRLIVNHTGKHVGKGFVEFASAKEAENALEKKKGEYLQDGEIFLKAANIAPFPPPKYEDYLGQERDEAAVEGLAETPYFVEEARKKTLFVTNLPPRTSIQRMLYFFQDFEVVRVRLIVDQSGKHMGCGYFEFASANEAEKALEQRNGKSLRYHKIFLELAEIAPYPLQHMYKLAEKLWYEDNLLRESNLKQQKAKSNGFCGKKITFSYGDDC, encoded by the exons ATGGCCAGTTCTAGCAAGGAAGTTAATTTATGTG GTAAGAGAAATCcggaagatgatgatttggaGACCAAACCGTTTCTCAAGAAACATAAGgacgaggagaagaaa GAGGAGACACCGGAAGGACTTGCTGATAGCCTCCAGCACAAGTCTGATCAAGCTAATTTAATCTCTCTCAAG GAGGAGGAAAGTACTGTGGAAGGACGTGATGACACTCCCGATTTTGTTGAG GCACTGGAAAAGAAGGATGGAGAATGTTTGCTCGATCGCAAGATTTATCTTAAAGTGCCTAAGCTAAGCTCTTCATTGACTCTTCCTAC GTACCAAGACTTCCTTCCACGACAAGAAGATGAGACACCTCCCGCCGATTTTGCTGAG GAAGTTCTCTTTGTTGCCAATCTCTCCCCCCAAACTAAGATATTAGATAT CTTCGGTTTCTGTCAAGATGTTGGAGAAGTTGTTAGTGTTCGACTTATTGCAAACCATGAGGACAAGCCTGTGGGCTGTGCCTTTGTTGAGTTTCTTTCTGCCAACGAAGCAAAGAAG GTGCTGGAAAACAAGAATGGTGAATATTTTCATGGTCATAAGATCATTTTGATGAGAGGACATGGTGAAACTCCCGATTTCGCTGAG CATCGACTAATTGTTAACCACACTGGCAAGCATGTGGGCAAGGGATTTGTTGAGTTTGCTTCTGCTAAGGAAGCAGAGAAT GCGctggaaaagaagaagggtgAATATTTGCAGGATGGCGAGATTTTTCTTAAGGCGGCTAACATAGCTCCATTCCCTCCACCcaa GTACGAAGACTACCTTGGACAAGAAAGAGATGAGGCAGCAGTGGAAGGACTTGCTGAAACTCCCTATTTTGTTGAG GAAGCAAGAAAAAAGACGCTTTTTGTTACCAATCTCCCTCCTAGAACTAGTATACAAAGGAT GTTGTATTTCTTCCAAGACTTTGAAGTTGTTCGTGTTCGACTTATTGTTGACCAATCGGGTAAGCATATGGGCTGTGGCTATTTTGAGTTTGCTTCTGCTAATGAAGCAGAGAAG GCGCTGGAACAGAGGAATGGTAAAAGTTTGCGCTATCACAAAATCTTTCTTGAGCTGGCTGAGATAGCTCCATACCCTCTCCAACACAT gtACAAGCTTGCAGAGAAGCTTTG GTACGAAGACAACCTTCTACGAGAATCGAATCTGAAGCAACAGAAGGCAAAATCCAACGGATTCTGCGGTAAGAAGATTACCTTCTCTTACGGGGACGACTgctag
- the GLY2 gene encoding Metallo-hydrolase/oxidoreductase superfamily protein (GLY2; FUNCTIONS IN: hydroxyacylglutathione hydrolase activity; INVOLVED IN: methylglyoxal catabolic process to D-lactate; LOCATED IN: endomembrane system, cytoplasm; EXPRESSED IN: 23 plant structures; EXPRESSED DURING: 13 growth stages; CONTAINS InterPro DOMAIN/s: Beta-lactamase-like (InterPro:IPR001279), Hydroxyacylglutathione hydrolase (InterPro:IPR017782); BEST Arabidopsis thaliana protein match is: glyoxalase 2-4 (TAIR:AT1G06130.2); Has 13211 Blast hits to 13207 proteins in 2289 species: Archae - 256; Bacteria - 8297; Metazoa - 430; Fungi - 311; Plants - 206; Viruses - 0; Other Eukaryotes - 3711 (source: NCBI BLink).): MKIFHVPCLQDNYSYLIIDESTGDAAVVDPVDPEKVIASAEKHQAKIKFVLTTHHHWDHAGGNEKIKQLVPDIKVYGGSLDKVKGCTDAVDNGDKLTLGQDINILALHTPCHTKGHISYYVNGKEGENPAVFTGDTLFVAGCGKFFEGTAEQMYQSLCVTLAALPKPTQVYCGHEYTVKNLEFALTVEPNNGKIQQKLAWARQQRQADLPTIPSTLEEELETNPFMRVDKPEIQEKLGCKSPIDTMREVRNKKDQWRG; encoded by the exons ATGAAGATCTTCCACGTTCCTTGTCTGCAAGACAACTACTCTTATCT gataATCGATGAGAGCACCGGAGACGCGGCGGTTGTGGATCCAGTTGATCCGGAGAAGGTGATCGCATCGGCTGAGAAGCACCAAGCTAAGATCAAGTTCGTACTCACTACGCATCATCACTG GGATCATGCCGGTGGAAACGAGAAGATTAAGCAGTTGGTTCCTGATATCAAAGTATATGGAGGTTCTCTGGATAAGGTGAAGGGTTGCACTGATGCGGTTGATAATGGTGACAAGCTGACTTTGGGTCAGGATATTAACATATTGGCTCTCCACACTccttg TCACACCAAGGGTCACATTAGTTATTATGTGAACggaaaagaaggagaaaaccCAGCCGTGTTCACCGGAGATACACTT TTTGTTGCTGGATGTGGGAAGTTTTTTGAAGGGACAGCTGAGCAGATGTATCAGTCGTTGTGTGTGACTCTGGCTGCATTACCTAAACCGACACAGGTTTACTGCGGCCATGAG TACACCGTTAAGAACTTGGAATTTGCTCTAACTGTGGAACCAAACAACGGGAAGATACAACAGAAGTTAGCATGGGCCCGTCAACAGCGCCAAGCAGATCTTCCCACAATCCCTTCAACACTGGAGGAAGAGCTCGAAACAAATCCATTTATGCGTGTTGATAAGCCAGAGATACAG GAGAAACTCGGTTGCAAGTCGCCAATTGATACAATGAGGGAAGTTCGGAACAAGAAGGATCAGTGGAGGGGATGA
- a CDS encoding Cytochrome b-c1 complex, subunit 8 protein (Cytochrome b-c1 complex, subunit 8 protein; FUNCTIONS IN: ubiquinol-cytochrome-c reductase activity; LOCATED IN: mitochondrion, mitochondrial respiratory chain complex III, membrane; EXPRESSED IN: 24 plant structures; EXPRESSED DURING: 15 growth stages; CONTAINS InterPro DOMAIN/s: Cytochrome b-c1 complex, subunit 8 (InterPro:IPR020101); BEST Arabidopsis thaliana protein match is: Cytochrome b-c1 complex, subunit 8 protein (TAIR:AT5G05370.1); Has 67 Blast hits to 67 proteins in 16 species: Archae - 0; Bacteria - 0; Metazoa - 0; Fungi - 0; Plants - 67; Viruses - 0; Other Eukaryotes - 0 (source: NCBI BLink).) gives MGKQPVKLKAVVYALSPFQQKIMTGLWKDLPEKIHHKVSENWISATLLVTPVVGTYWYAQYFKEQEKLEHRF, from the exons atggggAAGCAGCCGGTGAAATTGAAGGCGGTGGTTTACGCACTTTCTCCGTTTCAGCAGAAGATCATGACCGGTCTCTGGAAGGATCTGCCGGAGAAGATCCACCACAAGGTCTCTGAGAATTGGATCAGCGCCACTCTTCTCGTTACCCCTGTCGTTGGAACCTACTG GTATGCTCAGTATTTCAAGGAACAGGAGAAGCTTGAGCACAGATTCTGA
- the MES17 gene encoding methyl esterase 17 (methyl esterase 17 (MES17); CONTAINS InterPro DOMAIN/s: Alpha/beta hydrolase fold-1 (InterPro:IPR000073); BEST Arabidopsis thaliana protein match is: methyl esterase 18 (TAIR:AT5G58310.1); Has 1383 Blast hits to 1383 proteins in 290 species: Archae - 0; Bacteria - 591; Metazoa - 1; Fungi - 15; Plants - 599; Viruses - 2; Other Eukaryotes - 175 (source: NCBI BLink).): MAEENQEETLELKPSRKPPHFVLIHGMSLGSWCWYKIKCLMEVSGFTVTCIDLKSSGIDSSSVDSLTTFDQYNQPLIDFLSSFPEQEQVILVGHSAGGLSLTSAIQRFPKKICLAVFIGASMLKNGLQTDEDMKDGVPDLSEHGDVYELGFGLGPENPPTSAIIKPEYRRKLLYHMSPQQECSLAALMMRPAPILALTTAKLEEEEKEKGQEEQVPRVYIKTLLDRVMKPEQQDAMIRRWPPSQVYELESDHSPFFSNPFVLFGLLIKAAVSVGSI, from the exons ATGGCGGaggagaatcaagaagaaaccctagaactCAAACCAAGTAGAAAACCACCACACTTTGTGCTAATACATGGCATGAGCTTAGGATCATGGTGCTGGTACAAGATCAAATGTCTCATGGAAGTCTCTGGCTTCACCGTCACTTGCATCGACCTCAAATCCTCCGGCATCGATTCTTCATCCGTGGATTCACTCACTACCTTCGACCAATACAACCAACCACTCATCGACTTCCTCTCCTCTTTCCCCGAACAAGAACAG GTGATACTTGTGGGTCACAGTGCAGGAGGGCTTAGCCTAACGAGTGCGATACAGAGATTCCCTAAGAAGATCTGTCTCGCTGTTTTTATTGGAGCTTCGATGCTCAAAAACGGGCTTCAGACAGATGAAGATATGAAAGAT GGAGTGCCTGATCTATCAGAACATGGTGATGTCTACGAGCTTGGTTTTGGTCTAGGACCGGAGAATCCTCCCACCAGTGCTATTATCAAACCTGAATACCGACGAAAACTACTTTACCACATGAGTCCTCAACAG GAATGTTCCTTGGCTGCATTAATGATGAGACCAGCACCAATTTTGGCGTTAACGACAGCAAAActggaagaagaggaaaaagaaaaaggacaaGAGGAGCAAGTGCCGCGCGTGTACATCAAGACGTTACTCGACCGGGTCATGAAACCGGAGCAGCAAGACGCGATGATAAGACGGTGGCCACCTAGCCAAGTTTACGAATTGGAGAGCGACCattctcctttcttctctaACCCTTTTGTTCTCTTTGGTTTACTCATCAAAGCTGCCGTTTCCGTCGGTTCTATCTAA